From the genome of Deltaproteobacteria bacterium, one region includes:
- a CDS encoding bifunctional metallophosphatase/5'-nucleotidase, whose product MTLRTLLRPSSSYRGLTFPPLLAIALLACRPPAPTDRASPRLPPPLRLTFLSINDFHGQLDPLPLLSEEKPARVFRVGGAEALAATVAELRRGNPGGTVLLDAGDFMQGSLLSNTFEGAPVAELYERLGVDAAVVGNHEFDFGPVGPAVTAGPGQDPVGALKALAARLPFPLLTANVLDAAGRPVSWRNVRPSMLLRRGGVRIGVVGLTTLQTPLTTMPENVRHLRFAPLLARFRAEARKLREAGAEVMVLLAHVEGACGFNGSGACGGELFELIDALGPGELDVAIAGHAHQCIWRRHRGVLVTEACSRSMAVGRIELVVHPGHGVDRAASRVLPPQPVCPEVFADSADCEGFRRRGPPTAPLVRSPLLARHAGPAAAARQIVERFRGKVAGREREVLAQAARPLRHDRAGPSELGLFFADVLRRSVHGAHFGMVNAGGIRVELPAGPITFARLFEVFPFDNRLATAWMTAEELHALYRVNLGRPYAGLIQTAGLKVRLRCGAPSELVSLTDEAGRPLDRGKLYLVALSDFMITGGDGLGAVFDAIPAHRKRIHASRLIRDEIAAYLRRQRGPLNPAHSPLVNAADPPIRVEDGPCSDLGPRARHVCR is encoded by the coding sequence ATGACCCTGCGCACCCTCCTGCGCCCGTCCTCGTCGTACCGCGGGCTCACCTTCCCTCCCCTCCTCGCCATCGCCCTCTTGGCGTGCAGACCCCCAGCCCCCACGGACCGCGCCTCTCCGCGCCTCCCCCCGCCGCTTCGCCTGACCTTCCTGTCGATCAACGACTTCCACGGGCAGCTCGATCCGCTGCCTCTGCTGAGCGAGGAGAAGCCCGCGCGCGTCTTCCGGGTCGGCGGCGCCGAGGCGCTCGCCGCGACGGTGGCCGAGCTCCGCCGCGGAAATCCGGGCGGCACGGTCCTCCTCGACGCGGGTGACTTCATGCAGGGGAGCCTCCTTTCCAACACCTTCGAAGGTGCGCCCGTGGCCGAGCTCTACGAGCGGCTGGGCGTCGATGCCGCGGTCGTGGGCAACCACGAATTCGACTTCGGCCCCGTCGGTCCCGCCGTGACGGCGGGGCCGGGACAGGATCCGGTGGGCGCGCTGAAGGCGCTCGCCGCACGCCTCCCCTTTCCGCTCCTCACCGCCAACGTGCTCGACGCCGCCGGGCGCCCCGTCTCCTGGCGCAACGTCAGGCCATCGATGCTTCTGCGTCGGGGGGGCGTGCGCATCGGCGTCGTCGGACTGACGACCCTGCAGACCCCCCTCACCACGATGCCCGAGAACGTCCGTCACCTCCGCTTTGCCCCGCTGCTCGCGCGCTTTCGCGCCGAGGCTCGCAAACTCCGCGAGGCAGGGGCCGAGGTGATGGTGCTACTGGCTCACGTCGAAGGCGCCTGCGGCTTCAACGGAAGCGGCGCGTGCGGCGGAGAACTCTTCGAGCTCATCGACGCGCTCGGCCCCGGCGAGCTGGACGTGGCGATCGCAGGGCACGCGCACCAGTGCATCTGGCGACGCCACCGGGGGGTGCTCGTCACGGAGGCCTGCAGCCGCAGCATGGCCGTCGGCCGCATCGAACTCGTCGTGCATCCCGGTCACGGCGTGGACCGCGCCGCGAGCCGCGTCCTCCCCCCCCAGCCCGTCTGTCCGGAGGTCTTCGCCGACAGCGCCGACTGCGAGGGCTTCCGTCGTCGCGGTCCGCCGACCGCGCCGCTCGTGCGCAGCCCGCTCCTCGCGCGACACGCGGGCCCCGCCGCCGCAGCCCGCCAGATCGTGGAGCGCTTCCGTGGCAAGGTCGCGGGGCGCGAGCGCGAGGTCCTGGCCCAGGCCGCGCGGCCGCTTCGCCACGACCGCGCCGGCCCGTCGGAGCTCGGGCTTTTCTTCGCCGACGTGCTGCGGAGAAGCGTGCACGGGGCACACTTCGGCATGGTCAACGCGGGCGGAATTCGCGTGGAGCTTCCCGCCGGCCCGATCACCTTCGCCCGCCTCTTCGAGGTCTTCCCCTTCGACAACCGGCTGGCCACGGCCTGGATGACCGCGGAAGAGCTGCACGCCCTCTACCGGGTCAACCTGGGCCGCCCCTACGCGGGGCTGATCCAGACCGCGGGCCTCAAGGTACGTCTGCGCTGCGGCGCGCCGAGCGAGCTCGTCTCGTTGACCGACGAGGCCGGCCGCCCCCTGGATCGTGGAAAGCTCTACCTCGTCGCGCTCAGCGATTTCATGATCACCGGGGGAGACGGGCTAGGGGCCGTCTTCGACGCCATTCCAGCCCACCGCAAGCGCATCCACGCCTCTCGCCTCATCCGGGACGAGATCGCGGCCTACCTGCGCCGGCAGCGAGGCCCCCTCAATCCGGCGCATTCCCCCCTGGTGAATGCCGCGGATCCGCCGATAAGAGTGGAGGACGGTCCTTGCAGCGACCTCGGCCCCCGCGCTCGGCATGTCTGCCGGTAG